TGTTCCCTGCAGGGTTGCACCATTGCTGGCATTGGTGACGGCCAGATCCAAACGGCCGTAAAAATCAGGGCCGGCAGCCAGAGCAGACGCTGAGGCCATTGCCAGTACAGATGCGATTGAGGCAGAGATAAAAGTCTTTTTCATTCGTTTTTGCTCCCTAAAACTTCCATTTGATTTGAATTTGTATTCAGCTGTGCTGCAGACATCCTGTCTGTAACAATTCCGGCGTCAATTCTCACAGGTTTAAATACAGAAGATTGTGTGGTACTTCATAGTTTTATGGATTAATCATGCTACCTAGATCACGGTGTTGTTGCGGCTAAATCGTCCGTTTTACGCTGAAATTACGGGCATTTGAGCGAAATAAATAAAATACTTAAATTCTTTTTAATCATTAGGTTAAAAATCTTGATAACAAATATATTTGAAATGTAGGTTGCCCAAATGTAGTTGCGACTAACAAATGTACAGCGCAACATCTGTGTCTGTTTGGATAAAAAATACACACACTTTTACTGTGATTGTGCAGAATGTAACTGTTTACACCTGTGGCTGTTTGTGGAGCATCGACAGAGAAATTGTTCATCAGCTATGGACGATTAAACGTGACTTGCTGCCCGTGACAGTACTTTAGGGTAGAATGCCCGGCTTATATTTGGGGCCGGGTGTTCAGTCGGCCGGTATTAGCGACAGAATTGGGGTTAAGAGTATGATGTCTGAGGGATATCAGAATCGGTTTGGTGGTATTGCGCGTTTGTATGGCCGCCAAGGATTGCATAATTTTCATCAGGCCCATGTCGCTGTGGTGGGAATAGGCGGTGTTGGCACTTGGGCGGCTGAAGCGTTAGCTCGTAGTGGTGTTGGACGAATTACCCTGATCGATTTAGACGATATCTGTGTTACCAATACCAACCGGCAAATTCATGCGCTGCGAAGTACTGTTGGGCAATCCAAAGTTGAGGTGATGGCTGAGCGTATTATGGCGATTAATCCGGACTGCCAAGTGGAGCAGATTGAAGATTTTATTACCCCAGATAATTTGGCCCAGTACTTTGTACCACCCAAAGCGGGAGGGAGTTTGGATTATGTCATTGATTGTATTGATGCGGTTAAGCCTAAGGCGGCGCTGATTGCTTGGTGTCGTCGACATAAAATTCGCATTGTCACCATTGGCGGCGCTGGTGGTCAGACAGATCCAACCCAAGTCAATATAACCGATTTGGCTAAAACCTATCAGGATCCTTTATTGGCAAAAGTGCGTAACTTGCTGCGGCGGGAATACCATTTTTCTAAAAATGTGCAGCGTCGATTTTCTGTCGATGCGGTCTTTTCTACCGAACAATTAACCTACCCTGCCGCCGATGGTGAGGTTTGCGCGGCAAAACCAGAAGCGGGTGGTACGATGCGGATGGATTGTGCTTCTGGTTTTGGTGCTGTGACGGTTGTAACCGGCACATTTGCCTTTGTCGCGGTTAGCCGAGTGCTGAAAAAACTTGCTGCACTTACAACTGATGAGTTGCAGGCTAATCGAACAACATCGATTTAACGCGATTGAGACTTAAGCACACTGCTATTGACCGTTTGAGCTCATAGCAGTGTGACACTATTATCTCGTTGGCTTTATTGTGAGCAACGAGCAATTTTTTCTTTGTTCTTTTCCTGACGTTAGTTTTCACTGACTGGTTTATTTCCAGCCCCCCTTTCGATAAGCACTTGCCCTTTTACTGATTTGCATGGGATGGAGCGTGACAGCTTTTGCCGGGCTTGGCTTTTTAGCTGTCAAAAAATTGCCTGAAAGATAGGGCGATACCAAATCGTAAGCTGCTGTATGAATGTAAAGCGGTCAGTATTTAGCTGATGAATACTCTTTTAATATAAGTGACTTATTGCTGGTGTCGTGGTTGATATTAGCGAGTCACTATCGGCATATTGGTTTGGACTTTCTGCTGGCGCGCTTTTTGCTCTATTTGTTCCACCTGAGTTTGATTTATTGAAATGGTGGAGATGACGATGTTGAAAATGAAATTCGCGGGCTTACCCGATATGGATACCGGCAAATTGGCATTTAACAGCATGTTGTGGCTGGTAACAGTTACTGTGGCATTACTGACGTTACCTGAGTCGCTACTCAGTCTGTTAGGGATCGGCAATTGGGTTAATCAGTATAATCATTTTATTGGTTTAGGCATGTTAGTCGGGCTGACTTACTTTGCGGCCAAAGTGATCAATATTTTGTTGGATGAAGCCATACGTTATTTGAGCAATAAACGGATAGAGGAGCATATTGAACTGAAAGTGAGTTTGTTGGATCTCTCCGAGCGTGCATTGTTGCGGGAATTTTTTTTACAGGGGGCAACGATAGTGACTCTGCCACAACAAGAGCCAGCAGTGCAGAGCTTATTGCAGTCAGGCATTATAGAATGTCTCGGGAATGAACAACCCCTGCATGTGCATGGCATCGGGGCTGATTATAAAATCAGCCTTAAGGCTCGTGGTCACCTCAATCGTCAGGTGTTGGGATTACCGCCTGGGCAGCCAAGCGCGGAGGAAATGCGGGCACTGATTAAAACTCGCCCGGCATTTATCAGTAATTTGATGCCAAGCCGTAAACATGCTGCCTAAATGTGGCGCATGGTTTGGTAGCGATTGTGAACTTAGCCATTATTGATTTTGTGGGGCGGACTTTTTGATAAACATCCATCCCAAATAACTAATAATGGCTAAGGTGGTAAAAATGACCGTCATAGACATCAATCCAATAGGGTTACCAAATAATAGTTCCAGCCAAAATGCCATCTATATGCCTCCTTTTGTTGATTCTTTATCAGTTTAGGAAAGCGTTAATCAAGCAAACCTGATCTAAATCAAGTGAAGTAGGTTAAAAAGTAAACTCATACATTTGGATGGTTTGGTGATTTTTAGGGTGGCGAATACAATTTCAACAGATTCGGTTCTAAAAATGTGCAAACGATTGTGATTAGGCAGAAAGTCTGCAAACAGGGCTTGTCAAAGCACATTGGCCATGTATAATTCACCACATCTTGAAGGGGACAGCTTCTTTAAGAAACAATATAATGCCAGAGTGGTGAAATTGGTAGACACAGGGGATTCAAAATCCCCCGCCCTTAAAAGCGTGTCGGTTCGAGTCCGACCTCTGGTACCAAACTTAAAAATCAGCCTAGAGCTGATTTTTTTGTATCTGGAGTTTAGGATTATTGAATCCAAGGGATTCCTGTTCATAACATCGGCCCGCGTTTAAAAGCATGACGGCTGGAGTCCGACCTCTGGTACCGAACTTAACAATCAGCCTAGCGCTGATTTTTTTGTATCTGGAGTTTAGGATTATTGAATCCAAGGGATTCCTATTCATAACATCAGCCCGCGTTTAAAAGCATGACGGCTGGAGTCTGAACTCTGATACTGAACTTAAAAATCAGCCTAGAGCTGATTTTTTTGTATCCGAAATTCAGCGAAGCTCTTTAGTTCGTCCTGTCTATAACTGATTCCGGTCAATATCCTGTCCTTTTTCTGACGAAATTCTCAGTGCATTATTCGTTGGCTCTAGTCGCGTTCGTAAATTCTTCCTTTAGAAAGCCAGCATTAACATTCTTTCTACTTTGTCGCTTTCCGGTACAGCTCCGGACTGATGAGAAAAACTTTGGACTCAAAATAGGCGTAAACGAGTCGGGCGGCCGCTGTTTCAATCCCCTGTGTCTGACCTGCTTTCACTGACTGTAATTTCCTTTGCCAGCTTGCAGCCAAGTACCATTGAGCCTGTTCAAAGACCAGCTTGTAGGGCTCTACTTCCATCATCACATTGGCTACGTTGAGCATGAGGGCTTGTTGCTGACTGATAGCCTGTATCAGCTTTCTGGTCAGTACAGGGTCTAATTGCTGCTCACTGGCTTTGAATAAGAGGGCAGAGTTAGGAAGCCGTCCTTCAACCTCGGTGGTTGGCAGTAGTTTATCCATACCCATTTGCTTCATAACTTGTTGTGCTGAAGTGTTACTCGGTCTAGGGAGATAGTCAGCGCTTAACCAGTAGTGATTGCCTTGCCTTTCAAGTGGCAGGTAGCCCCGACGGGTATTGAAGTCCCGCTGTAAAGTGCGCTCAGAGACATTAAATTCCTGACACAGTTCTATCAGTTTTAGCTTTTGGCCTCGAAGCAACCGAGTCAGGATGATGGCTAATCTCAAGGCGAGTTTGTCGTGTTCTTTCATGCCAATGATGTTAAATCCCCATGTCGTCAGGTTGTGTCGGTTTGAAATTTTGGTGCGGGGCTAGGGATTGGGCACAAAGAACTGACATTACTGGCATAGGACGACATGACATAACCTGTCGGGTAGAAAGGGGAAAATGTCGCCGTCAACGTGACAGACTAAATTTGGACGGAAAATATATGATTTTGGGTATTCGTAGTGTGGGTCTTGTAGCGGTTTTAAGTGCCGGTCTGATTTGCTCAACTGCTTTCGCTTGGGGTGATAGTGATCTTGTAAAGACGGTGAAAAGTCACGAATTGCAGAGTTGTGGTGGTAAAACGCTTCAGACAATAGTCGAAGGCTCAGCTAAGAATTTGGTGTGGACAGGCAAAGAGAACACTGGCAGTGGGAATTTGGTGAACATTGAGGGTAAATTCAAGAACAGCGGTGCATTAATGGCGATGCAATTTAAGGTTAATGATGATGACTCTCTGAATCTTCGATTAATGATGGTCAATGGCATGGTGCTATCACCATCAGATAGACTGTTCTATATCAATGAGATGTGCAAAGTCGTTCGATAGTATAAGAATTGAAAGAAATGGCTCTAAGCTCGTGAAAGCTTGGAGCCATTTTTTTTATGCTAGGACGGTGTGGGCAATAACAGTTTCTAAGCCTGTTAAGTAATCTTGGGATAAAATGTCTACACCTGTTTTGAAGTGTTGGAGAATCACCATTTCGATGACAGATAATGCTTCGAGTTGCTTTTGAGATAGTGACAGTGCTGTTAGCGCCGTATTGATTGTAGCGTCTTCTTCATGAGCTTCATGCTCCCAAATGATTGTCATAACGAGCTTTTTTAGTGGCAGCTTTAGTGTGGGCATAAATGTCTTTTGGGTATGTCAAATGGCTAGATAGTGTAACGCCATTTTTAGGGAAAATTGGGATAACGATGATGAGTAAATTTGAATTAGGTACTGAAGGTATAGGTGATGTACCAGATTATCTGGCTCAGGAAGGTTTAGAGCTTGCTGTTAGGTACTTTGAAGAGCAGGAAGTGGAGCCAGCAGAGTGTTATGCAGCTTATCAGTTGGATCGTGATTCGGAACTTGGTCAGGTTTGGTATGCAGCAGAAAAGGCGGCTAACAAGGTTATTGAGGGAAATCAGAGGTATGAGAATTCAATGATTGTGTTGGTAAATTTATACTGAATAATGGTGGGTCGTGAAGGATTCGAACCTTCGACCAATTGGTTAAAAGCCAACTGCTCTACCGACTGAGCTAACGACCCATTATTGGAGAGATTGTTAAAACATTGATAGTGGTGGGTCGTGAAGGATTCGAACCTTCGACCAATTGGTTAAAAGCCAACTGCTCTACCGACTGAGCTAACGACCCATCAATGCCGCGGATATTATCCTGTTCATTTTTCTTAAGCAAGAATAAATTGGGGTATAAAAATTGGTTGCTTGTTTTTTATTCTGCTGGGTCGGGTGGTTATTGTTTCTTGGTTTGATAGTAGCGTAGAGAAAAAGTATCGCTACTATCCTTTGAACGAGTTTATGCTTTAGATAGAAGCTATTTTTGCAAGCAGTTCTTTTGCAAGGTATCTTGCAGCAGGAAGCGCTACAGCATCCCCCATAGCTCTATAACCATCATTGTAACTTCCAGGTATGGAAAAAGAATCAGATGCTCCCATTAATCTGGCTGTTTCTCTGACAGTGAGTAATCGTATATTGAAATCCTTGCCATTATAAATTACCACAAACTGTCGACTGCTCCCTCCGCTTGGAGTGCGTAAACATCCCGCAATGCCATCGAATCTTAGTTCTAGAACTTGTTTCCCTTTTCGCATTCTTTTGTAACCGGGAAATACTTTTTGGCCATACTTAGTGCATTCCAACATTTTTTCTAGGTGTTGTTTAGGGATTAACTCTAAATGTTTTCGAGTCTTCTCATCATCAAAGACTGGTGCTTGAAAGTTGATAATTGCTTCAATCGTTGATGTTCGCTTGGGAGGTTGTGGTAAATTCCACCAAATCCAGTTAGATGTTAACTTTGCAACTTTCTTGATTGCATCATTGTGGCACCAAGTTGCATCATTACGTATAAAAGGATCGATGGGAATGCTTGACTTGACTCCTATGAC
This region of Shewanella sp. NFH-SH190041 genomic DNA includes:
- a CDS encoding DNA cytosine methyltransferase, whose translation is MLKKTSIKHINSEQSPKTNGDINLPRSADFFAGSGLVSEAMRGIFSTVWANDICEKKSNVFVANHSSDIFHLGSVEQVDGNDLPNHELSWASFPCQDLSVAGNQNGINAKRSGMVWQWLRVLDEVKQRPKVVVAENVVGLITSKNGENYLALHEALIERGYNVGTVLLDAINWVPQSRPRIFVIGVKSSIPIDPFIRNDATWCHNDAIKKVAKLTSNWIWWNLPQPPKRTSTIEAIINFQAPVFDDEKTRKHLELIPKQHLEKMLECTKYGQKVFPGYKRMRKGKQVLELRFDGIAGCLRTPSGGSSRQFVVIYNGKDFNIRLLTVRETARLMGASDSFSIPGSYNDGYRAMGDAVALPAARYLAKELLAKIASI
- a CDS encoding DeoR family transcriptional regulator, whose product is MKEHDKLALRLAIILTRLLRGQKLKLIELCQEFNVSERTLQRDFNTRRGYLPLERQGNHYWLSADYLPRPSNTSAQQVMKQMGMDKLLPTTEVEGRLPNSALLFKASEQQLDPVLTRKLIQAISQQQALMLNVANVMMEVEPYKLVFEQAQWYLAASWQRKLQSVKAGQTQGIETAAARLVYAYFESKVFLISPELYRKATK
- a CDS encoding superinfection exclusion B family protein, with product MLKMKFAGLPDMDTGKLAFNSMLWLVTVTVALLTLPESLLSLLGIGNWVNQYNHFIGLGMLVGLTYFAAKVINILLDEAIRYLSNKRIEEHIELKVSLLDLSERALLREFFLQGATIVTLPQQEPAVQSLLQSGIIECLGNEQPLHVHGIGADYKISLKARGHLNRQVLGLPPGQPSAEEMRALIKTRPAFISNLMPSRKHAA
- a CDS encoding DUF3149 domain-containing protein; protein product: MAFWLELLFGNPIGLMSMTVIFTTLAIISYLGWMFIKKSAPQNQ
- the tcdA gene encoding tRNA cyclic N6-threonylcarbamoyladenosine(37) synthase TcdA, whose product is MSEGYQNRFGGIARLYGRQGLHNFHQAHVAVVGIGGVGTWAAEALARSGVGRITLIDLDDICVTNTNRQIHALRSTVGQSKVEVMAERIMAINPDCQVEQIEDFITPDNLAQYFVPPKAGGSLDYVIDCIDAVKPKAALIAWCRRHKIRIVTIGGAGGQTDPTQVNITDLAKTYQDPLLAKVRNLLRREYHFSKNVQRRFSVDAVFSTEQLTYPAADGEVCAAKPEAGGTMRMDCASGFGAVTVVTGTFAFVAVSRVLKKLAALTTDELQANRTTSI